A single genomic interval of Pan paniscus chromosome 18, NHGRI_mPanPan1-v2.0_pri, whole genome shotgun sequence harbors:
- the C18H16orf82 gene encoding protein TNT yields MSLVPGQHCSPSHTRLHLTSPITMGTEPATQNTEFSKGSLIYGVTSPQRGHSQHSEASQGPLSLDKPLQLPPIFLEGEKGESSVQNEQEGEPSLQSPSLELQSPAWPRHAGAAQEPLKVSSSYLSDTQSSESHVSSVQHPRPEEGSHASLSSGYAGDKEGSDISLVGSHRRVRLNRRLNTQAASNQTSQLGSTDPPSSLKSRLTGPAHSTKQTGGKE; encoded by the coding sequence ATGTCACTGGTGCCAGGACAGCATTGTTCTCCCTCCCACACCCGCCTTCACCTCACAAGCCCCATCACCATGGGAACGGAGCCAGCCACTCAGAACACAGAGTTTTCAAAGGGCAGCCTTATATACGGAGTCACCTCTCCCCAGAGAGGTCACAGCCAACATTCAGAGGCCTCCCAGGGCCCCCTCTCCCTGGATAAACCACTTCAGCTGCCCCCCATTTTTCTCGAGGGAGAAAAAGGGGAATCCTCTGTCCAGAATGAGCAGGAAGGAGAGCCAAGCCTACAGTCACCCAGCTTAGAGCTCCAGTCCCCTGCGTGGCCACGCCATGCAGGAGCGGCTCAGGAGCCCCTGAAAGTGTCCAGCAGCTACCTCAGTGACACCCAGAGCAGCGAGAGTCATGTTTCCAGCGTGCAGCACCCCAGGCCGGAGGAGGGCAGCCATGCCAGCCTGAGCAGCGGGTACGCAGGGGACAAGGAGGGCAGCGACATCAGCTTGGTGGGCAGCCACCGGAGAGTGCGGCTGAACAGAAGGCTCAACACCCAGGCGGCCAGTAACCAAACCAGCCAGCTGGGCTCCACAGACCCTCCCAGCTCTCTAAAGAGCCGGCTGACTGGCCCCGCCCACAGCACCAAGCAGACTGGAGGGAAAGAGTGA